From Thermococcus barophilus MP:
AAAGTTCTTTCCATGTTTTCACCACCAGAAATAACTTATTGTTAGAAGAGTTTTTAACTTCTTTGATAGTCAAATGTTAAATGGAAGGCAATGAACAGGACAAATAATAGGGAGCTGAATGTATTTAGCTTCTTTGTTGCAGTTGCTTCAATAATAGCTACTCTAGTTTATCAGCTGATTAATAAAGAAGAAAGGGAGTTGGCAAGAGAATATGCCCTAGTTGCAGTCTATGCTTTGTTTATGGCAATGTCTTTTGCACTATCTTACTATTATGGAGATGATTCCTCTAAGGATAATAAGCTTGACTCTGACCTGAGAATTATCGCTGGAGCATTTCTTGATGGATTTTTGGTAACCTCACTTTTTGTTGTAGTTGTTGAGTTTCTACGGCAGTCATTTTCAAACACAGTGTTCACATGTGCATTGAGTTTTGTGATAGTGTTATGGTTTGGTTGTGTTCTCTTAAGCTTGTATGGTAAATTAGACAAAAGTACAATTAGTCATTACCTGTCTCGTGAATATCTTCTTAGAATTTGTTTTATCATCTTTGTAGCACTTGCTCTCATTTATTATTGCAATTATCCGCTAATAGGAACATTTCTGTTGGCGTTTTTTATGAAGCTAACTATTGATGGGTACTGGGAGTTCAAACAAACGGATATTAAGGATTCACGGGACAAACCAAACAAAGATGAGTTGGAATCACAAAAATGAAGAATTCAAAAGGTTTTTATTTCCCCACGTTGTATTTGTTTTTAAAGGGGGTGTCCATAGGGATGGACCCTGAGAAGTTGTTTGCTCTTTTTGTCTCTACCATGATAGCGTTAATTGTTGCAGTAACTATTCCGAGCCAAGAAAAAGTAGCTTATGATGCACTTACTCCAGCAATAAACGAGATTTATGAGCAAGCTCAAAGTCAGATTAATGATTCCCAACTTGAGAGCTCTATGGGATTGGCTAAGTTAAGCTGGAACTTGCTCGGCTTTGGAATATGGCTTTTAGAAGTTCTTGCACCATTTGCCATAATCCTCAGCTTCCTGGCAAAAGCCGGACTCTTTGATGGGTTTGACTTTAGCTTTTGAGAAGCTTTTTTAATTTTTTAATTGCATTCTCAGCTTCTTCAAGACTTTTTGCACCAACAACTACAAAACGCCCACTGTTGAAAAGCAGAACAGTCAAGCTTTTATTAAACTTGAGAATTAAACCAGGGAACTGTTCGGGATCATATTCAACGTTTGGCAGCTTAATGGCAAGTTCCTCTAAACTCAACTTTTCTTCGAGTTTGCCACTGATCACAAGATTTCGAATCTTTGGTTTTTCAGCGTTTGACACATCAATGAGCTTTGACAGATATCGTATCATCTCATCAAAAGATGGCTCAATGTCTTCCAGCCTTTTAACACCGGGAATTATGTATTTTCCAGTTCTGTAAATTGTTACACTCAAGCCGTTACTTAGTCTTAAATAACCTCCATGATAATATTCTGGATCATAGGAGAAATTATCTAATTCTAACAATTTTTCGAGATTTATTTGACTTCCCAAGTGTCCTGAAACTACTATGTTGACTATTTTGTACTCCATTGCTATCAACATGAACTAATGGATAATGGCTTTTAATTATTGTGGGGAAATACTGAGGAAATTATTATGAAGATTAAAAACGAATCTCTAAATTGGTGATTGAACGATGACGTATTGGCTTTGCATTACAAACCGTGACAATTGGGAGGTTATCAAAAAGAAGAACATCTGGGGAGTGCCAAAGAGGCACAAGAACACTATTGCAAAAGTCAAGCCCGGTGATAAGCTTGTCATTTACGTGAAGCAAGAAAGAAAAGATAAGCAAATCCTCGAGCCAAAAATTGTAGGAATTTTTGAGGTTATGAGCGAGCCTTATCAGGACTCGACAAAAATTTTCAAGTCTCCACCACATTTAAACGAAACTTATCCCTTAAGAGTCAAAATTAAGGCCATAAAGCTTGGAGAGGTTGAATTCAAGCCTTTAATTCCAAAGCTGAACTTCATCACAAACAAGAGGAAGTGGAGCGGACATTTAATGGGCAAGGCCATGAGGGAACTGCCTGAAGAAGATTACAAGCTGATAGAGAGCCTGCTTTAATGCTTAATTTGGTTCCTTTCTTTACATTTCAATTCTCCAATTACCATTAAGATGGGGACTTTGTCATTAGTTACAAAAGCGGAAGATTTATTTATCTAATAGGTATTAATTTTAGTGATGCACTATGTCCAAGTTCTATGATCTTTTTGCTAAAGAGTTAAGGTCAAAGAGAGATAAATGGAAGAAGAGATACCATTCACTTCCAAATACACTCGAAAAATTCCTAAGAGGAAAATTCAATAAATTCTGGAAACCTGTTAATCTAAAAGATTATGAAAGAAATCCCAAAGAGTTTAATATTCTTGCTGTTGATAGCAGTTATCAGGCTGAGTCCCTCAAAAATGGCGGGATATTCTATGCAGTCAGAGCTCTTGGGATATCCAAAGACAAAGAATACCGTGATTTAATAGTTGATTTCGACTATGCAGATGGCCCGGTTCACAATGTAACTCATTTTCTTCAGAGAAAAATGGAATATCTGGAGATTAAAGTTGCTGCAGATGCAATTTTCGACGGCTTCAATGGGACTATCTTAATTGATGGCTCAATCTACGGAAGAATATCCCACCTAATTGAAGAAGGCCCTATGAGCAACGATAGAGGCTTTTTCATCGAGTATTACAAAGAAGTCATGAGGCTCTTTAAGCTTGCTAAGGAAAATGAAGTGTTACTTGTAGGAATCAGCAAAGAAAGCAGAAGCCGCTTTTTCAGAGATTTTCTTGTTAAAAACTTAGTTTCTTTAGACGAAATTAGGGGTGATGTTCCACTTAACGAGGTTTTTCATTTGTTGTCTCTGGCATTAGATCAGAAGAGAAAAGCAATTAAGATATTGGACTCCTTAAGGAGGCAGTACGAGAATATCGGATTACTGGATGAGGTCTTGAAAGAATTGCTAACTCCCAGACCAGATTACCAGCTAATTGATAAATTTGCTCAACAGCCAGGTTAC
This genomic window contains:
- a CDS encoding TBP family protein is translated as MEYKIVNIVVSGHLGSQINLEKLLELDNFSYDPEYYHGGYLRLSNGLSVTIYRTGKYIIPGVKRLEDIEPSFDEMIRYLSKLIDVSNAEKPKIRNLVISGKLEEKLSLEELAIKLPNVEYDPEQFPGLILKFNKSLTVLLFNSGRFVVVGAKSLEEAENAIKKLKKLLKS
- a CDS encoding EVE domain-containing protein, translating into MTYWLCITNRDNWEVIKKKNIWGVPKRHKNTIAKVKPGDKLVIYVKQERKDKQILEPKIVGIFEVMSEPYQDSTKIFKSPPHLNETYPLRVKIKAIKLGEVEFKPLIPKLNFITNKRKWSGHLMGKAMRELPEEDYKLIESLL
- a CDS encoding DNA double-strand break repair nuclease NurA gives rise to the protein MSKFYDLFAKELRSKRDKWKKRYHSLPNTLEKFLRGKFNKFWKPVNLKDYERNPKEFNILAVDSSYQAESLKNGGIFYAVRALGISKDKEYRDLIVDFDYADGPVHNVTHFLQRKMEYLEIKVAADAIFDGFNGTILIDGSIYGRISHLIEEGPMSNDRGFFIEYYKEVMRLFKLAKENEVLLVGISKESRSRFFRDFLVKNLVSLDEIRGDVPLNEVFHLLSLALDQKRKAIKILDSLRRQYENIGLLDEVLKELLTPRPDYQLIDKFAQQPGYTIPLLLGPSARWLRGIEQIEKDPEGYIESHFPTLFSDPNFVSYAKVILKTIPDLPSIISMHVLPDVNDSPLRIDIPAFCLGNDVKLKEIGWPEPFTGTLDQIFEIIATGYGGLEFYNIWLWKVDREVKFHRHEFDELYFSKFKEAIGVEINARDYRRVRFL